From Desulfonispora thiosulfatigenes DSM 11270, one genomic window encodes:
- a CDS encoding YigZ family protein, which yields MKQYQSIKEKTEIEIIIKKSKFIGFLIPVDSEDNAVKALEEIRKNHKDANHNCFAIKLGPGGEFQKCSDDGEPQGTAGKPILEILNKENITNVLAVVTRYFGGVKLGTGGLIRAYSQTVKEALKASEIIISEIYWEAKLSVDYKDLESIKNALLNDDIIIKEINYMENVILNILIPVEFKEMTHNKIVDITCGKNEIIFIKKIFWEGSSFNPKLS from the coding sequence ATGAAACAATATCAAAGTATTAAAGAAAAAACAGAAATAGAAATAATAATTAAAAAATCAAAGTTTATAGGGTTTTTAATTCCAGTGGATTCTGAAGATAATGCAGTAAAGGCTTTAGAAGAAATACGAAAAAACCATAAGGATGCGAATCATAATTGTTTTGCAATTAAATTAGGACCAGGAGGAGAGTTTCAAAAATGTAGTGATGATGGAGAGCCACAAGGGACTGCAGGAAAACCAATATTAGAAATTTTAAATAAAGAAAATATTACAAATGTTTTAGCTGTTGTGACACGTTATTTTGGAGGAGTAAAACTTGGAACAGGTGGATTAATAAGAGCTTATAGTCAAACGGTAAAAGAGGCTTTAAAAGCAAGTGAAATAATTATCTCGGAAATATATTGGGAAGCGAAGTTAAGCGTTGATTATAAGGACTTAGAGAGCATTAAAAACGCACTATTAAATGATGATATCATAATTAAAGAAATAAATTATATGGAAAATGTTATTTTAAATATCTTAATTCCTGTGGAATTTAAAGAAATGACACATAATAAAATTGTAGATATAACATGTGGGAAAAATGAAATAATTTTTATTAAAAAGATTTTTTGGGAAGGTAGTAGTTTTAACCCAAAATTGTCTTAA
- the ftsZ gene encoding cell division protein FtsZ gives MLELDVDIQQIAQIRVIGVGGGGNNAVNRMIESGLQGVEFISVNTDAQALQLSKCETKVQIGDKLTRGLGAGANPEIGHKAAEESKEEIMKALKGADMVFVTAGMGGGTGTGAAPVVAAIAKELGAVTVGVVTKPFTFEGRKRAKQAVQGIANLKEKVDTLITIPNDRLLQVVDKNTSINDAFSIADDILRQGVQGISDLIAVPGLINLDFADVKTIMHNTGSALMGIGTSSGENRAVTAARNAISSPLLETSIEGAKGVLLSITGGGSLGLFEVNEAAEVIAEAADEEANIIFGAVIDEKLGEEIRVTVIATGFDEEVKDYTVNLKVAENNNQPEQPEIRHEPKNITIDNLEIPAFLRRKR, from the coding sequence ATGCTAGAATTAGATGTAGATATTCAGCAGATTGCTCAAATAAGGGTAATCGGTGTTGGTGGTGGAGGTAACAATGCCGTTAATCGTATGATCGAGAGTGGTTTGCAAGGTGTAGAATTTATTTCAGTTAACACAGATGCACAAGCATTACAATTATCTAAATGTGAAACAAAAGTTCAAATAGGTGATAAGCTAACAAGAGGTTTAGGTGCTGGTGCAAATCCTGAAATAGGGCATAAAGCAGCAGAAGAAAGTAAAGAAGAAATAATGAAAGCTCTTAAAGGTGCTGATATGGTATTTGTAACTGCAGGTATGGGTGGAGGAACTGGGACTGGAGCCGCACCAGTTGTTGCTGCAATTGCAAAGGAATTAGGTGCTGTAACAGTTGGAGTAGTTACAAAGCCATTTACATTTGAAGGGCGAAAAAGAGCTAAACAAGCTGTTCAAGGTATAGCTAATTTAAAAGAAAAGGTAGATACACTAATTACTATTCCTAATGATCGTTTGTTACAAGTAGTAGATAAAAATACATCTATTAACGATGCTTTTTCTATTGCGGATGATATATTAAGACAAGGTGTACAAGGTATATCTGATTTAATAGCAGTACCTGGTTTAATTAATTTAGACTTTGCTGATGTTAAGACTATTATGCATAATACCGGTTCAGCATTAATGGGTATAGGTACATCCTCTGGAGAAAATAGAGCAGTGACAGCAGCTCGTAATGCTATCTCATCACCTTTATTAGAAACTTCAATAGAAGGGGCTAAAGGAGTGCTTTTAAGCATAACAGGTGGCGGTTCATTAGGCTTATTTGAAGTTAATGAAGCAGCCGAAGTAATTGCTGAAGCAGCCGATGAAGAAGCAAATATTATTTTTGGTGCAGTAATTGATGAAAAACTTGGTGAAGAAATAAGGGTAACCGTTATTGCAACTGGTTTTGATGAAGAAGTAAAAGATTATACAGTTAACCTGAAAGTTGCTGAAAATAATAATCAACCTGAACAACCTGAAATCAGACATGAACCAAAGAATATTACTATAGATAATTTAGAAATACCAGCCTTTTTAAGAAGAAAAAGATAA
- the sigG gene encoding RNA polymerase sporulation sigma factor SigG, translated as MIINKVEICGVNTSKLPVLKNKEMRVLFKDMQSGDTQSRQKIINGNLRLVLSVIQRFTNRGEYVDDLFQVGCIGLMKAIDNFDLGQNVKFSTYAVPMIIGEIRRYLRDNNPIRVSRSLRDIAYKALQVRDSLVNKNSKEPTITEIAKVLDIPREDIVFALDAIQEPLSLFEPIYNDGGDPIYVMDQVRDDKNTDYNWVENIAIKESLERLNDREKLILSLRFFDGKTQMEVADEIGISQAQVSRLEKAALNIMKKQMS; from the coding sequence TTGATAATCAATAAAGTCGAAATTTGTGGTGTTAACACATCTAAATTACCAGTTCTAAAAAACAAAGAAATGCGAGTTTTATTTAAAGATATGCAGTCTGGTGATACCCAATCTAGACAAAAAATAATCAATGGTAACTTACGTTTAGTTTTAAGCGTGATTCAAAGATTTACAAACAGAGGAGAATATGTAGATGATTTATTTCAAGTAGGTTGCATAGGTTTAATGAAGGCTATAGACAACTTTGATTTAGGTCAGAATGTAAAGTTCTCAACATATGCCGTTCCTATGATTATAGGTGAAATTAGAAGGTATTTGCGTGATAATAATCCTATTCGCGTAAGTAGATCATTAAGGGATATTGCATATAAAGCACTTCAGGTAAGAGATTCATTAGTAAATAAAAATTCTAAAGAGCCGACAATTACAGAAATTGCAAAAGTATTAGATATACCTAGAGAAGATATTGTTTTTGCCTTAGATGCTATTCAAGAGCCACTATCACTTTTTGAACCTATTTATAATGATGGAGGCGATCCTATATATGTAATGGATCAAGTTAGAGATGATAAAAATACTGATTATAATTGGGTAGAAAATATTGCAATTAAAGAATCATTAGAAAGATTAAATGATCGTGAAAAACTAATCTTATCCTTAAGATTTTTTGATGGCAAAACTCAAATGGAAGTAGCTGATGAAATAGGAATCTCACAGGCTCAGGTTAGTAGACTAGAAAAGGCAGCTTTAAATATAATGAAAAAACAAATGAGTTAA
- a CDS encoding anaerobic ribonucleoside triphosphate reductase, which yields MLMSILKRDGREVAFDDKKITDAIFRAAKSVGGEDRQTAMEVTLGVLKLLSAKYNGQAIPVEDIQDTVEKVLIERGHAKTAKAYILYRAQRTNIRETRSEMMDAVQEVLKETSRENANVGNSPSAKVLQISELASKEYYLKRAIPEKFTKAHLEGNFYIHDLGWYGKTMTCLQIPLADLLKKGFNNGHGYIRSPKGIKTAGALAAIILQSNQNDQHGGQSYAYFDRDLGVYVELEFIKQEQKIRAGLKNLGLEADEEKIQSLVHERVEDEVFQAMEGFVYNLNTMHSRAGAQVPFSSINIGTDTSREGRMITKNLLKAYERGLGKGEAPMFPNICFKVKEGINYEPEDPNYDLFKLSMKVACKRLFPNFSFQDASYNAPYGEDVAYMGCRTRVMANTNGPEVTEKRGNLSFTTINLPRLGIKANGDLSKFWKSLDEMIELTIEQLLHRYEIQKKLRVKDFPFLMGQKLYLDSEELEQDDFIENAIKHGTLSIGFIGLAETLVALNGKHHGESSESQALGLSIISHMRRKCDEATQKYSLNFSLVATPAEGLSGKFTKLDESLFGEIEGITDKDWYTNSFHVPVDYKIDAFEKINIEGPYHRFCNGGHISYVELPSAPQHNLEAFEALINAMYEADMGYAAVNFPVDICTECGFNGVIDTNVCPACGSDGKISRVRRITGYLSTLEMFNDAKKSEESNRKNHMEL from the coding sequence ATGCTAATGAGTATATTAAAAAGAGATGGAAGAGAAGTAGCATTTGATGATAAAAAGATAACAGATGCTATCTTTAGAGCTGCTAAATCTGTAGGAGGAGAAGATAGACAAACAGCAATGGAAGTTACTTTAGGAGTTTTAAAGTTACTGAGTGCTAAATACAATGGACAAGCCATTCCGGTTGAAGATATACAAGATACTGTGGAGAAAGTATTAATTGAAAGAGGACATGCTAAAACTGCAAAGGCGTATATTTTATATCGAGCTCAGAGAACGAATATTCGTGAAACAAGATCGGAAATGATGGATGCAGTGCAAGAGGTTCTTAAAGAAACAAGCAGAGAAAATGCTAATGTAGGAAATTCTCCTTCGGCAAAGGTGTTACAGATCTCAGAATTAGCATCTAAAGAATATTATTTAAAGAGAGCTATACCAGAAAAGTTTACGAAAGCTCATCTTGAAGGAAATTTTTATATTCATGATTTAGGTTGGTATGGAAAAACAATGACATGCCTACAAATACCTTTAGCAGATTTATTAAAGAAAGGATTTAATAATGGTCATGGATATATAAGGTCTCCAAAGGGCATTAAAACGGCTGGAGCCTTAGCAGCTATAATTTTACAAAGTAATCAAAATGATCAACATGGTGGCCAATCATACGCATACTTTGACCGTGATCTGGGTGTTTATGTTGAATTAGAATTTATAAAACAAGAACAAAAAATTAGAGCAGGTTTAAAAAATTTAGGTTTAGAAGCAGATGAAGAAAAAATACAATCATTAGTTCATGAAAGAGTAGAAGATGAAGTTTTTCAAGCTATGGAAGGATTTGTATATAATTTAAACACCATGCATAGTAGAGCCGGAGCACAAGTTCCTTTTTCTTCAATTAATATTGGAACAGATACCTCAAGAGAAGGTAGAATGATTACTAAAAACCTTTTAAAAGCATATGAAAGAGGACTGGGTAAGGGCGAGGCGCCTATGTTTCCAAACATTTGTTTTAAGGTTAAAGAAGGAATTAACTATGAGCCAGAAGATCCTAACTATGACTTATTTAAACTTAGCATGAAAGTAGCGTGTAAAAGACTTTTTCCTAATTTTTCATTTCAAGATGCAAGTTATAATGCTCCTTATGGTGAGGATGTGGCTTACATGGGTTGTAGAACAAGAGTTATGGCAAATACAAATGGACCAGAGGTTACTGAAAAAAGAGGGAATTTATCTTTTACAACTATAAATCTACCACGTTTAGGAATCAAAGCTAATGGAGATTTATCTAAGTTTTGGAAAAGTCTAGATGAAATGATTGAATTAACAATTGAGCAACTATTGCATAGATATGAAATTCAAAAAAAATTAAGAGTAAAAGATTTTCCATTTTTAATGGGACAAAAATTATATTTAGATAGTGAAGAACTAGAGCAAGACGACTTTATAGAAAATGCTATTAAACATGGTACTTTAAGTATTGGGTTTATTGGACTTGCTGAAACCCTAGTGGCGTTAAATGGAAAACATCATGGGGAAAGTTCTGAATCCCAGGCTCTTGGATTATCAATTATCAGTCATATGAGAAGAAAGTGTGATGAAGCAACACAAAAATATAGTTTGAATTTTAGTTTAGTTGCAACACCTGCTGAGGGTCTTAGCGGAAAGTTTACTAAATTAGACGAAAGCTTATTTGGTGAAATCGAAGGAATAACAGATAAAGACTGGTATACAAATTCATTTCATGTACCTGTTGATTATAAAATTGATGCTTTTGAAAAAATAAATATAGAAGGTCCTTATCATAGATTTTGTAATGGTGGTCATATTTCATATGTTGAATTACCTAGTGCCCCGCAACATAATTTAGAAGCCTTTGAAGCTCTTATTAATGCAATGTATGAAGCTGACATGGGATATGCTGCAGTTAATTTTCCCGTTGATATTTGTACAGAATGTGGGTTTAATGGTGTAATAGATACTAATGTTTGTCCGGCATGTGGTTCAGATGGGAAAATTAGTAGAGTACGTAGAATCACTGGTTATTTATCTACTTTAGAGATGTTTAATGATGCTAAAAAGTCTGAAGAAAGTAATAGGAAAAACCATATGGAGCTATAA
- the nrdR gene encoding transcriptional regulator NrdR, which produces MRCIFCDFFDTKVVDSRSADDGKAIRRRRECSKCGKRFTTYEKVENLPLIIVKKDGRREMFEPTKILNGLIKACEKRPVALQDLEKVCAEIERDLNNKMDREIDSSLIGELVMEKLKILDEVSYVRFASVYREFKDINTFINEIELLIQKQK; this is translated from the coding sequence GTGAGGTGTATTTTTTGTGATTTTTTTGATACTAAGGTTGTAGATTCTCGTTCTGCTGATGATGGTAAAGCCATTAGAAGGCGTAGAGAATGTTCAAAATGTGGAAAAAGATTTACTACATATGAGAAGGTTGAAAATCTACCTTTAATTATTGTGAAAAAAGATGGTAGAAGAGAAATGTTTGAACCAACAAAAATTTTAAATGGTTTAATAAAGGCATGTGAAAAACGCCCCGTTGCACTTCAAGATTTAGAAAAGGTGTGTGCAGAAATAGAAAGAGATTTAAATAATAAAATGGATCGTGAAATAGATTCTTCTTTGATTGGTGAACTAGTTATGGAAAAGTTAAAAATTTTGGATGAAGTTTCTTATGTGAGATTTGCTTCGGTTTATCGTGAGTTTAAAGATATAAATACCTTTATTAACGAAATCGAATTATTAATACAAAAGCAAAAGTAA
- the spoIIR gene encoding stage II sporulation protein R yields MIFINVQVKEVKAVNETNNIIRLHVIANSDSNLDQALKLKVRDEILNNLEILKYLRNNDIAQNYILKNIPSLEEKCEAVIIENGFNYPIKINLTASSFPTKVYYQKVLPAGEYKAVKAVIGKGEGKNWWCVLYPPLCHIDWFKEKENYNILKEEAISVMAPVAENKNNLIANYKKILLNVWF; encoded by the coding sequence GTGATATTTATTAATGTACAGGTCAAAGAAGTAAAGGCCGTGAATGAAACAAATAATATTATCAGATTACATGTTATTGCTAATTCTGATAGTAATTTAGACCAAGCACTTAAATTAAAAGTACGAGATGAAATTTTAAATAATTTAGAGATATTAAAGTATTTAAGAAATAATGATATAGCTCAAAATTATATTTTAAAAAATATACCAAGTTTAGAAGAAAAATGTGAAGCAGTTATCATAGAAAATGGTTTTAATTATCCCATAAAAATAAATTTAACTGCGTCTAGTTTTCCTACAAAGGTATATTATCAAAAAGTATTACCAGCTGGAGAATATAAAGCTGTTAAAGCAGTAATTGGTAAGGGAGAAGGTAAAAATTGGTGGTGTGTTCTTTATCCGCCTTTATGCCATATAGATTGGTTTAAGGAAAAGGAAAATTATAACATCTTGAAAGAAGAAGCTATCTCAGTAATGGCACCAGTAGCTGAAAACAAAAACAATCTTATAGCTAATTATAAAAAAATATTACTAAATGTTTGGTTTTAA
- a CDS encoding YlmC/YmxH family sporulation protein — MLAKISDLREREIVNVLDGKRLGPIKDIDIDIESGKITSLILPGPGRIFRFLGRNDDYIVPWEKVVRIGVDVILVEAQNFTDLYHDQKGLKSFE; from the coding sequence GTGCTTGCTAAAATCTCTGACCTAAGAGAAAGAGAAATTGTTAATGTTTTGGATGGAAAAAGGTTAGGACCCATTAAAGATATAGATATAGATATTGAATCAGGTAAGATTACTTCTCTTATTTTACCTGGACCTGGAAGAATTTTTAGATTTTTAGGCAGAAATGATGACTACATAGTTCCGTGGGAAAAGGTTGTGAGAATAGGTGTGGATGTTATTTTAGTGGAGGCTCAAAACTTTACGGACTTATATCATGACCAAAAAGGTTTGAAATCATTTGAATAA
- the spoIIGA gene encoding sigma-E processing peptidase SpoIIGA, whose translation MSPYTDMYLDIAFMINFIMDFFILWATSRLGRLSTNYKRLTLGAFIGAAYSIMIYFPRLAFSSTVLLKLVCSFLMVIVTFRYKNIKWFIKSTSYFYLVSFIMGGAVLGSMYLFQSGPLHIETWNGIMVNSINFSGTWLIVGLAVALLLGMWSASIIRKNLHQGIWLVKTKVKILGTSVDTEALVDTGNQLKDPISKDPVMVMEYDKLTGIIPDDLTQMLKSKNIPSIDVQVGTFKDDKWNTRIRLIPFSSLGNHNGMLIGIKPDEVMIQDGNNLYKNSNVVVAIYHRKLSPQGTYHALLHTDLLLNE comes from the coding sequence GTGTCCCCATATACTGATATGTATCTGGATATTGCCTTTATGATTAATTTTATTATGGACTTCTTTATTTTATGGGCGACATCACGACTGGGGAGATTATCAACTAATTATAAAAGATTAACACTTGGAGCATTCATTGGTGCGGCTTACTCTATAATGATTTATTTTCCTAGATTAGCATTTTCATCGACAGTTCTTCTAAAACTAGTATGTTCTTTTTTAATGGTGATAGTAACCTTTAGATATAAGAATATAAAATGGTTTATAAAGTCTACTTCTTATTTTTATTTAGTTTCTTTTATTATGGGTGGTGCTGTTTTAGGATCAATGTATTTATTTCAAAGTGGGCCTCTACATATTGAAACGTGGAATGGAATAATGGTGAATAGCATTAATTTTAGTGGAACTTGGTTAATAGTCGGATTAGCTGTAGCTTTATTACTAGGAATGTGGAGCGCTAGTATTATTAGAAAAAATTTGCACCAAGGAATATGGTTAGTAAAGACGAAAGTGAAAATTTTAGGTACATCAGTAGATACTGAGGCTTTAGTTGATACAGGAAACCAGTTAAAAGATCCTATTAGTAAAGATCCTGTAATGGTTATGGAGTATGATAAATTAACGGGTATAATTCCAGATGATTTAACTCAAATGCTGAAGAGTAAAAATATTCCATCTATTGATGTTCAAGTAGGCACTTTTAAAGATGATAAATGGAATACACGGATTAGATTAATTCCTTTTTCGTCACTTGGAAACCATAATGGAATGTTAATAGGAATCAAACCCGATGAAGTAATGATTCAGGATGGAAATAATTTATATAAAAATTCCAATGTGGTAGTAGCTATCTATCATCGTAAATTATCGCCTCAGGGAACCTATCATGCCCTTTTGCATACTGATTTATTATTAAATGAGTAA
- the sigE gene encoding RNA polymerase sporulation sigma factor SigE: MRLKVLKLLNKLGFTEEVFYVGSSEVLPPPLSRDEEEDLLIKLEAGDYKVKSTLIERNLRLVVYIARKFENTGIGIEDLVSIGTIGLIKAVNTFDPQKKIKLATYASRCIENEILMHLRRSNKTRGEVSFDEPLNIDWDGNELLLSDVLGTEGDLICKPLEEEVDKRLLHLAMKKINPRERKIMELRFGLQGGDERTQKEVADFLGISQSYISRLEKKIIRRLKKEMEKME; encoded by the coding sequence ATAAGGCTTAAGGTATTAAAGCTCTTAAACAAATTAGGTTTTACTGAAGAAGTATTTTATGTAGGTAGTAGTGAGGTACTTCCTCCCCCTTTAAGTAGGGACGAAGAAGAGGATTTATTAATCAAATTAGAAGCAGGAGATTACAAAGTAAAAAGTACATTAATTGAAAGAAATTTAAGATTAGTAGTTTATATTGCAAGGAAGTTTGAAAACACTGGTATAGGGATAGAAGACTTAGTTTCTATTGGAACAATTGGACTTATAAAAGCGGTTAATACTTTTGATCCACAGAAAAAAATTAAGCTTGCGACCTATGCTTCAAGATGCATAGAAAATGAAATTTTAATGCATTTAAGAAGAAGCAATAAAACTCGTGGGGAAGTAAGCTTTGATGAACCGTTAAATATTGATTGGGATGGTAATGAATTATTGTTATCTGATGTTTTAGGTACTGAGGGAGATCTTATTTGCAAACCCTTAGAGGAAGAAGTAGACAAAAGACTTTTACATTTAGCTATGAAAAAAATAAATCCAAGAGAAAGAAAAATTATGGAACTAAGATTTGGACTTCAAGGTGGAGATGAAAGAACTCAAAAAGAAGTAGCAGATTTTTTAGGAATCTCTCAGTCATACATCTCAAGACTAGAGAAAAAGATAATTAGAAGATTGAAAAAGGAAATGGAAAAAATGGAATAG
- the aspA gene encoding aspartate ammonia-lyase, with protein MRIEKDLLGEKSIPKDAYYGIQTMRAIENFPITGYKPDYDLIVAFIMIKKACALANIKTGLLDEKIGNAIIKAADEVLGGKFLDQFVVDVIQGGAGTSMNMNVNEVLANRAIELLDDKKGNYQIVSPNTHVNMSQSTNDTYPVAMRIAIINKNIRLINELKSLEISFLKKAHEFDDVVKMGRSHLQDAVPIRLDQEFEAYTDAIKRSTERIIREEKGIHIINLGATAVGTGLNTTLDYIELATENLREITGIPLERAKHLVDATQNLDALASFSSSLKNLALTLSKICNDLRLMSSGPRCGLNEINLPPMQPGSSIMPGKVNPVIPEVVNQVCFQVIGNDTTVALAIEAGQFELNVMEPVMCFNLLQSIEILSNAVKVLRERCIEGIKANKERCKEMVENSIGIVTALLPYIGYEKATEIAKETLASGRSVPEIVEEKGLLSKEKIEHILSPRVMTEPGIFTEFIKNSVLKKK; from the coding sequence ATGAGAATAGAAAAAGACCTACTTGGAGAAAAGTCAATTCCAAAAGATGCTTATTATGGTATACAAACAATGCGTGCAATTGAAAATTTCCCTATAACAGGATATAAACCAGATTATGACTTAATAGTGGCTTTTATAATGATAAAAAAAGCTTGTGCGCTTGCAAATATCAAAACAGGTCTCTTAGATGAGAAAATAGGAAATGCTATTATCAAAGCAGCAGATGAGGTACTTGGAGGAAAGTTTTTAGATCAATTTGTTGTTGATGTTATACAAGGTGGAGCGGGTACATCAATGAATATGAATGTAAATGAGGTTTTAGCTAATAGGGCTATAGAATTATTAGATGATAAAAAAGGTAATTATCAGATTGTTTCACCAAATACCCATGTTAATATGTCGCAATCTACTAATGATACTTACCCAGTTGCTATGCGTATAGCAATTATCAATAAAAATATTAGACTTATAAATGAATTAAAAAGTTTAGAAATATCTTTTTTAAAGAAAGCGCATGAATTTGACGATGTAGTTAAAATGGGAAGAAGTCATTTGCAAGATGCAGTACCAATTAGACTTGATCAAGAATTTGAAGCTTATACTGATGCAATTAAAAGATCTACAGAAAGAATTATTAGAGAAGAAAAAGGTATACATATCATTAACTTAGGAGCTACTGCGGTAGGAACGGGATTAAATACCACCTTAGACTATATAGAACTAGCTACTGAAAATTTAAGAGAAATTACTGGTATTCCATTAGAAAGGGCTAAACATTTAGTGGACGCAACGCAAAACTTAGATGCATTAGCATCTTTTTCTAGCTCACTAAAAAACTTAGCGTTAACTTTATCTAAAATTTGTAATGATTTAAGATTAATGTCCTCAGGCCCTAGGTGTGGTTTGAATGAAATTAATCTACCACCTATGCAGCCAGGGTCTTCAATAATGCCAGGTAAAGTAAATCCAGTAATACCTGAAGTCGTTAATCAAGTATGTTTTCAGGTAATCGGGAATGATACAACAGTTGCATTGGCTATAGAAGCAGGGCAATTTGAATTAAATGTAATGGAACCTGTTATGTGTTTTAACTTATTACAATCAATTGAAATATTAAGTAATGCTGTTAAGGTTTTACGTGAAAGATGCATTGAGGGGATAAAGGCAAACAAGGAAAGATGTAAAGAGATGGTAGAAAACAGTATAGGTATTGTTACTGCTTTACTTCCTTATATCGGATATGAGAAAGCAACCGAAATAGCTAAAGAAACATTAGCTAGTGGTCGTTCTGTACCAGAAATAGTAGAGGAAAAAGGTTTATTATCTAAAGAAAAGATAGAACATATTTTATCTCCTCGAGTAATGACTGAACCAGGAATTTTTACTGAATTTATTAAAAACTCTGTTTTGAAAAAAAAATAG
- a CDS encoding cell division protein FtsQ/DivIB: MKNELNHVEKSKGNKKKVKSFKVVYFFLFIIGIYFFLHSPIFNIQNVEVIGNKNLTKQQVIKLSQVNQGDNLFKIEKNDIIKNISIHPLIESVEISRDLPSTLKINVLERKPIGLVVCEDGFIQVSEKGVFISINNDLGSYQLPVISGVSMDYLPGPGQIIKNEGLHTALEILTNIESDLLINIAEINVADPRYILAYTTQGIEIRLGSKKEVQSKLENLQDILEKIINLVIDEKAIEYIDLRFSGPPIIKKK, translated from the coding sequence ATGAAAAATGAATTAAATCATGTAGAAAAATCAAAGGGAAATAAAAAAAAAGTTAAATCTTTTAAAGTAGTATATTTTTTCTTATTTATAATTGGGATATATTTCTTTCTGCATTCACCCATATTTAACATTCAAAATGTTGAGGTAATTGGTAATAAAAACTTGACTAAGCAACAGGTAATAAAACTAAGTCAAGTCAATCAAGGTGATAATCTTTTTAAAATTGAGAAAAATGATATTATTAAGAATATATCAATACATCCTTTAATAGAGAGTGTTGAGATTAGCCGTGATTTACCATCTACTTTAAAAATTAATGTTTTGGAAAGGAAACCCATTGGCTTGGTAGTTTGTGAAGATGGTTTTATACAAGTCAGTGAAAAAGGTGTGTTTATCTCTATTAACAATGATTTAGGTAGTTATCAACTACCAGTCATAAGTGGTGTTAGTATGGATTATTTACCTGGACCAGGTCAAATAATCAAAAATGAAGGTTTACATACAGCTTTGGAAATCCTTACAAATATAGAATCAGATTTACTGATAAACATTGCAGAAATAAATGTAGCTGATCCTAGATATATTTTAGCTTATACTACTCAAGGAATTGAAATAAGATTGGGTTCAAAAAAAGAAGTACAAAGCAAATTAGAAAATTTACAAGACATTTTAGAAAAAATTATTAATTTAGTTATTGATGAAAAAGCAATCGAATATATAGATTTGCGTTTTTCAGGTCCACCTATTATTAAAAAGAAATAA